One segment of Etheostoma cragini isolate CJK2018 chromosome 23, CSU_Ecrag_1.0, whole genome shotgun sequence DNA contains the following:
- the LOC117938910 gene encoding putative homeodomain transcription factor 2 isoform X1, which produces MASKVKDAVVWYQKKIGAYDQQIWEKSVEQREIKFISLGFRNKPKKTGHVKPDLIDVDLVRGSAFAKAKPESPWTSLTRKGIVRVVFFPFFYRWWIQVTSKTIFLLLLALYLLQAAASVLYVTIPLPHGIPTTEVFGAIWLMLLLGTVHCQIVSTRTPKPASGSGGKRRRKLRKASQMEVHREGDGSSTTDNTHEGAPHSHSASTTYRLGALFQDFWHDICKAGSKKSKLSIDKSTETDNGYVSLDGRVTNRSSEEGLQLHEQRCESLNRADEVCWNSHVQSVHTHAPLSAGLMLAGANKEPASDEASSEEDPEASYSALRRGVERMNSDCTLRNRKNTHHYKKHYAAEDVPKSGTSCSSRCSSLRTRDSESTRHESETEDLMWEDFLHCAECRSSCTSETEGEGGGAPVCPPAKKEYRDDPFHQGHAPWMHSSNPGLERVSAIVWEGNECKKADMSVLEISGMIMNRVNLYTPGIGYQVFGNLVSVTLGLTPFAYRLAQYRDFDQLTTLSANELLSVALGGGSGSDALVITMVTLSFLVRICLIWLFFFLLSVAERTYKQRLLFAKLFGHLTSARRARKSEVPHFRLKKVQNIKMWLSLRSYLKRRGPQRSVDVIVSSAFLLTLSVVFICCAQLLHIHETFLECHYNWELVIWCSSLSLFLLRFVTLGSETSKKYSNTSILLTEQINLYLKMEKKPNKKEELTLVNNVLKLATKLLKELDTPFRLYGLTMNPLLYNITQVVILSAVSGVISDLLGFNLKLWKIKS; this is translated from the exons ATGGCTTCCAAAGTAAAAGATGCTGTGGTGTGGTACCAGAAAAAG ATTGGCGCCTATGACCAACAGATATGGGAGAAATCAGTGGAGCAGCGAGAAATAAAG TTTATTTCTCTG GGCTTTAGGAACAAACCAAAGAAGACAGGACATGTCAAACCAGACCTTATAGATGTAGACCTGGTTAGAG GTTCGGCGTTTGCCAAAGCCAAACCAGAGAGCCCCTGGACATCACTGACCCGGAAAGGCATCGTCAGAGTTGTCTTCTTCCCATTCTTTTATCGATGGTGGATCCAGGTCACCTCTAAAACCATTTTCCTCCTACTGCTGGCTCTCTATTTGCTACAAG CGGCAGCATCAGTCTTGTATGTGACCATCCCCCTGCCTCATGGGATACCGACCACCGAGGTATTTGGAGCCATCTGGCTCATGTTGCTGCTGGGCACCGTCCACTGTCAGATCGTCTCCACCAGGACCCCCAAACCTGCCTCCGGCAGCGGGGGGAAGAGACGCAG GAAGTTGAGGAAGGCATCTCAGATGGAGGTGCATAGGGAAGGCGACGGGTCTAGCACTACCGATAACACACACGAGGGGGCGCCACACTCCCACTCAGCCAGCACCACATACAGACTGGGCGCTCTCTTCCAAGATTTCTGGCATGATATCTGTAAAGCTGG ATCTAAGAAGTCCAAACTGTCCATCGACAAgtcaacagagacagacaacGGCTACGTGTCGCTGGACGGCCGGGTGACCAATCGGAGCAGCGAGGAGGGGCTTCAGCTCCACGAGCAGCGATGTGAGTCGCTAAACAGGGCTGACGAGGTGTGCTGGAACTCTCACGTCCAGTCCGTTCACACTCACGCACCCCTTAGCGCTGGACTGATGCTGGCAGGCGCCAATAAG GAGCCAGCATCAGATGAGGCCTCCAGTGAGGAAGACCCTGAAGCATCCTACAGCGCTCTCCGCAGGGGAGTTGAAAGAATGAACAGCGACTGTACGCTCAGAAACCGCAAGAATACACACCACTACAAGAAACACTATGCCGCGgag GACGTGCCAAAATCTGGCACCAGCTGTAGCTCCAGATGTTCAAGTCTGAGGACTCGTGACTCAGAGAGCACTCGACACGAGTCTGAGACAGAGGACCTGATGTGGGAAGACTTCCTTCACTGTGCTGAGTGCAGATCCTCCTGCACCTCAGAGACGG AGGGGGAAGGAGGAGGGGCACCCGTCTGCCCCCCTGCTAAAAAGGAATACAGAGATGACCCTTTCCATCAG GGTCATGCTCCATGGATGCACAGCTCCAACCCTGGTTTAGAGAGAGTGAGCGCCATAGTGTGGGAGGGAAACGAGTGTAAGAAAGCCGACATGTCCGTCCTGGAGATCAGCGGCATGATCATGAACAGA GTTAATCTCTACACACCTGGTATTGGTTACCAGGTCTTTGGCAACCTTGTTTCAGTGACTCTCGGCCTCACACCTTTTGCATACAG GCTGGCTCAGTACCGGGACTTTGATCAGCTAACCACACTCTCAGCCAATGAGCTGTTATCTGTGGCACTGGGAGGCGGATCTGGATCAGACGCCTTGGTCATCACCATGGTAACACTTAGCTTCCTGGTGCGCATCTGCCTTATAtggctcttcttcttcctgctcaGTGTCGCAGAGAGGACCTACAAACAG AGGCTACTGTTTGCCAAGCTGTTTGGTCATCTGACTTCCGCCCGCAGAGCCAGGAAGTCTGAAGTCCCCCATTTTAGACTGAAAAAGGTTCAGAACATCAAGATGTGGCTCTCACTACGCTCCTACCTCAAG AGACGGGGTCCTCAGCGTTCAGTGGATGTGATCGTGTCGTCTGCCTTCCTGCTCACTCTGTCCGTCGTCTTCATCTGCTGTGCCCAA TTGCTCCACATCCATGAAACGTTCCTGGAGTGTCACTATAACTGGGAGCTGGTGATCTGGTGCTCCAGTCTGTCTCTGTTCCTGCTCAGGTTCGTCACGCTGGGCTCTGAGACCAGCAAGAAGTACAGCAACACCTCCATACTGCTCACTGAACAG ATCAACTTGTATCTGAAGATGGAGAAGAAGCCTAACAAGAAGGAGGAGCTGACACTGGTGAACAACGTCTTAAAACTGGCTACCAAACTACTCAAG gaGTTAGACACTCCTTTTAGGTTGTATGGTTTGACTATGAACCCTCTGCTCTACAACATTACCCAGGTGGTCATCCTGTCCGCTGTGTCAGGAGTCATATCTGATCTTTTAGGATTTAACCTGAAG CTGTGGAAGATTAAATCGTGA
- the LOC117938910 gene encoding putative homeodomain transcription factor 2 isoform X2 has translation MASKVKDAVVWYQKKIGAYDQQIWEKSVEQREIKGFRNKPKKTGHVKPDLIDVDLVRGSAFAKAKPESPWTSLTRKGIVRVVFFPFFYRWWIQVTSKTIFLLLLALYLLQAAASVLYVTIPLPHGIPTTEVFGAIWLMLLLGTVHCQIVSTRTPKPASGSGGKRRRKLRKASQMEVHREGDGSSTTDNTHEGAPHSHSASTTYRLGALFQDFWHDICKAGSKKSKLSIDKSTETDNGYVSLDGRVTNRSSEEGLQLHEQRCESLNRADEVCWNSHVQSVHTHAPLSAGLMLAGANKEPASDEASSEEDPEASYSALRRGVERMNSDCTLRNRKNTHHYKKHYAAEDVPKSGTSCSSRCSSLRTRDSESTRHESETEDLMWEDFLHCAECRSSCTSETEGEGGGAPVCPPAKKEYRDDPFHQGHAPWMHSSNPGLERVSAIVWEGNECKKADMSVLEISGMIMNRVNLYTPGIGYQVFGNLVSVTLGLTPFAYRLAQYRDFDQLTTLSANELLSVALGGGSGSDALVITMVTLSFLVRICLIWLFFFLLSVAERTYKQRLLFAKLFGHLTSARRARKSEVPHFRLKKVQNIKMWLSLRSYLKRRGPQRSVDVIVSSAFLLTLSVVFICCAQLLHIHETFLECHYNWELVIWCSSLSLFLLRFVTLGSETSKKYSNTSILLTEQINLYLKMEKKPNKKEELTLVNNVLKLATKLLKELDTPFRLYGLTMNPLLYNITQVVILSAVSGVISDLLGFNLKLWKIKS, from the exons ATGGCTTCCAAAGTAAAAGATGCTGTGGTGTGGTACCAGAAAAAG ATTGGCGCCTATGACCAACAGATATGGGAGAAATCAGTGGAGCAGCGAGAAATAAAG GGCTTTAGGAACAAACCAAAGAAGACAGGACATGTCAAACCAGACCTTATAGATGTAGACCTGGTTAGAG GTTCGGCGTTTGCCAAAGCCAAACCAGAGAGCCCCTGGACATCACTGACCCGGAAAGGCATCGTCAGAGTTGTCTTCTTCCCATTCTTTTATCGATGGTGGATCCAGGTCACCTCTAAAACCATTTTCCTCCTACTGCTGGCTCTCTATTTGCTACAAG CGGCAGCATCAGTCTTGTATGTGACCATCCCCCTGCCTCATGGGATACCGACCACCGAGGTATTTGGAGCCATCTGGCTCATGTTGCTGCTGGGCACCGTCCACTGTCAGATCGTCTCCACCAGGACCCCCAAACCTGCCTCCGGCAGCGGGGGGAAGAGACGCAG GAAGTTGAGGAAGGCATCTCAGATGGAGGTGCATAGGGAAGGCGACGGGTCTAGCACTACCGATAACACACACGAGGGGGCGCCACACTCCCACTCAGCCAGCACCACATACAGACTGGGCGCTCTCTTCCAAGATTTCTGGCATGATATCTGTAAAGCTGG ATCTAAGAAGTCCAAACTGTCCATCGACAAgtcaacagagacagacaacGGCTACGTGTCGCTGGACGGCCGGGTGACCAATCGGAGCAGCGAGGAGGGGCTTCAGCTCCACGAGCAGCGATGTGAGTCGCTAAACAGGGCTGACGAGGTGTGCTGGAACTCTCACGTCCAGTCCGTTCACACTCACGCACCCCTTAGCGCTGGACTGATGCTGGCAGGCGCCAATAAG GAGCCAGCATCAGATGAGGCCTCCAGTGAGGAAGACCCTGAAGCATCCTACAGCGCTCTCCGCAGGGGAGTTGAAAGAATGAACAGCGACTGTACGCTCAGAAACCGCAAGAATACACACCACTACAAGAAACACTATGCCGCGgag GACGTGCCAAAATCTGGCACCAGCTGTAGCTCCAGATGTTCAAGTCTGAGGACTCGTGACTCAGAGAGCACTCGACACGAGTCTGAGACAGAGGACCTGATGTGGGAAGACTTCCTTCACTGTGCTGAGTGCAGATCCTCCTGCACCTCAGAGACGG AGGGGGAAGGAGGAGGGGCACCCGTCTGCCCCCCTGCTAAAAAGGAATACAGAGATGACCCTTTCCATCAG GGTCATGCTCCATGGATGCACAGCTCCAACCCTGGTTTAGAGAGAGTGAGCGCCATAGTGTGGGAGGGAAACGAGTGTAAGAAAGCCGACATGTCCGTCCTGGAGATCAGCGGCATGATCATGAACAGA GTTAATCTCTACACACCTGGTATTGGTTACCAGGTCTTTGGCAACCTTGTTTCAGTGACTCTCGGCCTCACACCTTTTGCATACAG GCTGGCTCAGTACCGGGACTTTGATCAGCTAACCACACTCTCAGCCAATGAGCTGTTATCTGTGGCACTGGGAGGCGGATCTGGATCAGACGCCTTGGTCATCACCATGGTAACACTTAGCTTCCTGGTGCGCATCTGCCTTATAtggctcttcttcttcctgctcaGTGTCGCAGAGAGGACCTACAAACAG AGGCTACTGTTTGCCAAGCTGTTTGGTCATCTGACTTCCGCCCGCAGAGCCAGGAAGTCTGAAGTCCCCCATTTTAGACTGAAAAAGGTTCAGAACATCAAGATGTGGCTCTCACTACGCTCCTACCTCAAG AGACGGGGTCCTCAGCGTTCAGTGGATGTGATCGTGTCGTCTGCCTTCCTGCTCACTCTGTCCGTCGTCTTCATCTGCTGTGCCCAA TTGCTCCACATCCATGAAACGTTCCTGGAGTGTCACTATAACTGGGAGCTGGTGATCTGGTGCTCCAGTCTGTCTCTGTTCCTGCTCAGGTTCGTCACGCTGGGCTCTGAGACCAGCAAGAAGTACAGCAACACCTCCATACTGCTCACTGAACAG ATCAACTTGTATCTGAAGATGGAGAAGAAGCCTAACAAGAAGGAGGAGCTGACACTGGTGAACAACGTCTTAAAACTGGCTACCAAACTACTCAAG gaGTTAGACACTCCTTTTAGGTTGTATGGTTTGACTATGAACCCTCTGCTCTACAACATTACCCAGGTGGTCATCCTGTCCGCTGTGTCAGGAGTCATATCTGATCTTTTAGGATTTAACCTGAAG CTGTGGAAGATTAAATCGTGA
- the LOC117938910 gene encoding putative homeodomain transcription factor 2 isoform X3, with protein sequence MASKVKDAVVWYQKKIGAYDQQIWEKSVEQREIKFISLGFRNKPKKTGHVKPDLIDVDLVRGSAFAKAKPESPWTSLTRKGIVRVVFFPFFYRWWIQVTSKTIFLLLLALYLLQAAASVLYVTIPLPHGIPTTEVFGAIWLMLLLGTVHCQIVSTRTPKPASGSGGKRRRSKKSKLSIDKSTETDNGYVSLDGRVTNRSSEEGLQLHEQRCESLNRADEVCWNSHVQSVHTHAPLSAGLMLAGANKEPASDEASSEEDPEASYSALRRGVERMNSDCTLRNRKNTHHYKKHYAAEDVPKSGTSCSSRCSSLRTRDSESTRHESETEDLMWEDFLHCAECRSSCTSETEGEGGGAPVCPPAKKEYRDDPFHQGHAPWMHSSNPGLERVSAIVWEGNECKKADMSVLEISGMIMNRVNLYTPGIGYQVFGNLVSVTLGLTPFAYRLAQYRDFDQLTTLSANELLSVALGGGSGSDALVITMVTLSFLVRICLIWLFFFLLSVAERTYKQRLLFAKLFGHLTSARRARKSEVPHFRLKKVQNIKMWLSLRSYLKRRGPQRSVDVIVSSAFLLTLSVVFICCAQLLHIHETFLECHYNWELVIWCSSLSLFLLRFVTLGSETSKKYSNTSILLTEQINLYLKMEKKPNKKEELTLVNNVLKLATKLLKELDTPFRLYGLTMNPLLYNITQVVILSAVSGVISDLLGFNLKLWKIKS encoded by the exons ATGGCTTCCAAAGTAAAAGATGCTGTGGTGTGGTACCAGAAAAAG ATTGGCGCCTATGACCAACAGATATGGGAGAAATCAGTGGAGCAGCGAGAAATAAAG TTTATTTCTCTG GGCTTTAGGAACAAACCAAAGAAGACAGGACATGTCAAACCAGACCTTATAGATGTAGACCTGGTTAGAG GTTCGGCGTTTGCCAAAGCCAAACCAGAGAGCCCCTGGACATCACTGACCCGGAAAGGCATCGTCAGAGTTGTCTTCTTCCCATTCTTTTATCGATGGTGGATCCAGGTCACCTCTAAAACCATTTTCCTCCTACTGCTGGCTCTCTATTTGCTACAAG CGGCAGCATCAGTCTTGTATGTGACCATCCCCCTGCCTCATGGGATACCGACCACCGAGGTATTTGGAGCCATCTGGCTCATGTTGCTGCTGGGCACCGTCCACTGTCAGATCGTCTCCACCAGGACCCCCAAACCTGCCTCCGGCAGCGGGGGGAAGAGACGCAG ATCTAAGAAGTCCAAACTGTCCATCGACAAgtcaacagagacagacaacGGCTACGTGTCGCTGGACGGCCGGGTGACCAATCGGAGCAGCGAGGAGGGGCTTCAGCTCCACGAGCAGCGATGTGAGTCGCTAAACAGGGCTGACGAGGTGTGCTGGAACTCTCACGTCCAGTCCGTTCACACTCACGCACCCCTTAGCGCTGGACTGATGCTGGCAGGCGCCAATAAG GAGCCAGCATCAGATGAGGCCTCCAGTGAGGAAGACCCTGAAGCATCCTACAGCGCTCTCCGCAGGGGAGTTGAAAGAATGAACAGCGACTGTACGCTCAGAAACCGCAAGAATACACACCACTACAAGAAACACTATGCCGCGgag GACGTGCCAAAATCTGGCACCAGCTGTAGCTCCAGATGTTCAAGTCTGAGGACTCGTGACTCAGAGAGCACTCGACACGAGTCTGAGACAGAGGACCTGATGTGGGAAGACTTCCTTCACTGTGCTGAGTGCAGATCCTCCTGCACCTCAGAGACGG AGGGGGAAGGAGGAGGGGCACCCGTCTGCCCCCCTGCTAAAAAGGAATACAGAGATGACCCTTTCCATCAG GGTCATGCTCCATGGATGCACAGCTCCAACCCTGGTTTAGAGAGAGTGAGCGCCATAGTGTGGGAGGGAAACGAGTGTAAGAAAGCCGACATGTCCGTCCTGGAGATCAGCGGCATGATCATGAACAGA GTTAATCTCTACACACCTGGTATTGGTTACCAGGTCTTTGGCAACCTTGTTTCAGTGACTCTCGGCCTCACACCTTTTGCATACAG GCTGGCTCAGTACCGGGACTTTGATCAGCTAACCACACTCTCAGCCAATGAGCTGTTATCTGTGGCACTGGGAGGCGGATCTGGATCAGACGCCTTGGTCATCACCATGGTAACACTTAGCTTCCTGGTGCGCATCTGCCTTATAtggctcttcttcttcctgctcaGTGTCGCAGAGAGGACCTACAAACAG AGGCTACTGTTTGCCAAGCTGTTTGGTCATCTGACTTCCGCCCGCAGAGCCAGGAAGTCTGAAGTCCCCCATTTTAGACTGAAAAAGGTTCAGAACATCAAGATGTGGCTCTCACTACGCTCCTACCTCAAG AGACGGGGTCCTCAGCGTTCAGTGGATGTGATCGTGTCGTCTGCCTTCCTGCTCACTCTGTCCGTCGTCTTCATCTGCTGTGCCCAA TTGCTCCACATCCATGAAACGTTCCTGGAGTGTCACTATAACTGGGAGCTGGTGATCTGGTGCTCCAGTCTGTCTCTGTTCCTGCTCAGGTTCGTCACGCTGGGCTCTGAGACCAGCAAGAAGTACAGCAACACCTCCATACTGCTCACTGAACAG ATCAACTTGTATCTGAAGATGGAGAAGAAGCCTAACAAGAAGGAGGAGCTGACACTGGTGAACAACGTCTTAAAACTGGCTACCAAACTACTCAAG gaGTTAGACACTCCTTTTAGGTTGTATGGTTTGACTATGAACCCTCTGCTCTACAACATTACCCAGGTGGTCATCCTGTCCGCTGTGTCAGGAGTCATATCTGATCTTTTAGGATTTAACCTGAAG CTGTGGAAGATTAAATCGTGA